In Rahnella sikkimica, the following are encoded in one genomic region:
- a CDS encoding DUF2514 family protein: protein MIAILLKYWKPVIAGLFLLGLVTGSYFKGYESANYSWQLKWSERDKSDALALAEREAAVREEEQRKQGEIDAISTDAQKKIDAAHGDAAVAASTADSLHKQADKLAARLAERERACKSTVAGAGQTATSGSTVLAELFRRADERAAKLADIADQSRVRGLACESSYAALSAKK, encoded by the coding sequence ATGATTGCCATCCTCCTGAAGTATTGGAAACCGGTCATCGCAGGTTTATTTCTCCTGGGACTTGTCACCGGTAGCTATTTCAAAGGCTACGAATCTGCAAACTATTCATGGCAACTCAAATGGAGTGAGCGCGATAAGTCTGATGCACTCGCTTTGGCAGAGCGCGAAGCAGCCGTCCGCGAAGAAGAACAACGTAAGCAGGGTGAAATCGATGCGATATCAACAGATGCCCAGAAAAAGATTGATGCTGCTCACGGTGATGCTGCCGTTGCTGCTTCTACAGCTGACAGCCTGCACAAACAGGCAGACAAGCTTGCCGCCAGACTTGCAGAGCGTGAAAGAGCCTGCAAATCCACAGTTGCCGGAGCAGGCCAAACAGCTACCAGCGGATCCACTGTGCTTGCCGAGCTGTTCCGCCGCGCTGACGAAAGAGCAGCAAAGCTGGCAGACATTGCTGACCAGTCAAGAGTCAGGGGATTAGCGTGTGAATCCTCATACGCAGCATTGAGCGCAAAGAAATGA
- a CDS encoding Ig domain protein group 1 domain protein: MKKLIAWLKNLFIKETIMSEPLVDAAVDLQPVFENVAADVQPAAPVAVVTSPLDAEKSAFANFVAFVEHGVEKLGSEAEAELVALAKKYL; encoded by the coding sequence ATGAAGAAACTTATCGCATGGCTTAAAAACCTATTCATCAAGGAAACCATCATGTCCGAACCATTAGTTGACGCAGCAGTAGACCTGCAACCAGTTTTTGAAAACGTAGCAGCGGATGTTCAACCAGCAGCGCCGGTTGCAGTAGTGACTTCTCCTCTGGATGCCGAAAAATCTGCATTCGCCAATTTTGTGGCGTTCGTAGAGCACGGCGTTGAGAAGCTCGGTAGCGAAGCAGAAGCAGAGCTGGTCGCGCTGGCGAAGAAATACCTGTAA
- a CDS encoding KilA-N domain-containing protein, protein MQYPTVIVNGVSVRVDSEGRYNLNDLHAAAVIKGEATESQRPSKFIRSAAVKRFVHALDSRGQKSTLDKYQSLRVANGGSEQGVWGVELLAIRYAAWINPEFEISVYETFREAVLSGIGNMTRLNRLDLLIANETKAVSESARTMNRWGVGGRKQMLNETRENIIEQMDPDMVAIMQGKAA, encoded by the coding sequence ATGCAATATCCAACGGTAATCGTGAATGGCGTATCTGTCCGCGTAGACAGCGAAGGCCGCTATAACCTGAATGACTTACACGCAGCCGCAGTAATCAAAGGTGAGGCAACTGAATCACAACGCCCAAGCAAGTTTATCCGCAGCGCGGCAGTAAAGCGGTTTGTCCACGCGCTTGATAGCAGAGGACAAAAAAGTACTCTGGATAAATATCAATCACTTAGGGTGGCTAACGGTGGTTCTGAACAAGGCGTCTGGGGTGTGGAGTTACTCGCTATCAGATATGCAGCCTGGATAAATCCAGAGTTTGAAATCAGCGTTTATGAAACCTTCCGTGAGGCTGTCCTGAGCGGCATTGGAAACATGACACGGCTTAACCGACTCGACCTTCTGATCGCCAATGAGACGAAGGCAGTAAGTGAAAGCGCGCGCACGATGAATCGCTGGGGGGTGGGTGGTCGCAAGCAGATGCTCAACGAAACCCGTGAGAACATCATTGAGCAGATGGATCCGGACATGGTCGCCATAATGCAGGGGAAAGCAGCATGA